In one window of Microplitis demolitor isolate Queensland-Clemson2020A chromosome 4, iyMicDemo2.1a, whole genome shotgun sequence DNA:
- the LOC103572571 gene encoding E3 SUMO-protein ligase PIAS1: MKDSKPFRYDQDLLKNLLGNDYSKFEKKLKCIPTITENILLTEPIYSSVSASISLPYQQSDLVDKKSKLKLNRSRFRPYQLSKKTVLKSNNSPEIIVLDPDVEFTKSPLFDLLTELVEPTSLQPQQNIIRFKLSPKQAEEISNSRSQSGDTGFSVQVQIRLCKLDPSAKEHDDFIPLGIRLMINEQNIEFSDLLTDDSAGLLPQKFKPIDITSRIEVSPVENVVKINIPADANTYVAVINLVRKKTSAELFDQLKSKAGLDSNHTREFIKGILDEDQDIKDFAAVSLIMSFVCPLGNKRIRDPCRGFFCTHIECFDASAYLQANEAHGTWECPVCNRPAGFESLIIDNYFSEILSSGKLQPNVCEIIFFEDGTWDNYVPAFIQSDSEESNKGSEEMTSETDNSIDEDDELFSRLSASSNKSGDDFDDLFSAYADYIDKGITEILRETQCV; this comes from the coding sequence ATGAAAGACTCCAAGCCATTCAGATACGACCAAGacttactcaaaaatttgttGGGAAATGACTATagcaaatttgaaaaaaagttaaagtgTATTCCAACTATAACTGAAAATATTCTGCTGACTGAACCCATATACTCATCAGTAAGTGCTTCAATATCATTACCGTACCAGCAATCGGACCTTGTCGACAAGAAATCAAAGTTGAAACTCAATCGCAGTCGATTTCGGCCATATCAACTCTCCAAAAAGACGGTTTTGAAGTCAAACAATTCACCCGAGATCATTGTCTTAGATCCGGATGTTGAATTCACCAAGTCTCCGTTATTCGACTTGTTGACCGAATTAGTTGAGCCGACAAGTTTACAGCCGCAGCAGAATATCATTCGGTTCAAGTTGTCTCCGAAACAAGCTGAGGAAATTTCCAACTCACGGTCCCAGTCCGGGGATACAGGATTCTCCGTTCAAGTGCAAATTCGTTTGTGTAAACTGGACCCATCAGCCAAAGAACACGATGACTTTATTCCTTTGGGCATTAGACTGATGATCAACGaacaaaatattgaatttagtGATTTATTAACTGACGATTCCGCAGGACTCCTGCCCCAGAAGTTCAAGCCAATCGATATCACATCTCGAATTGAAGTGTCACCAGTTGAAAATGTCGTGAAAATAAACATACCAGCAGATGCGAATACATATGTCGCGGTTATCAATCTTGTCCGTAAGAAGACCAGCGCGGAATTATTCGACCAATTGAAGTCTAAGGCTGGTTTGGATTCGAATCATACGAGGGAATTTATCAAGGGAATATTGGATGAAGATCAAGACATCAAGGACTTTGCTGCTGTTTCATTGATAATGTCTTTTGTCTGTCCGCTTGGGAACAAGAGAATCCGTGACCCCTGCCGAGGATTTTTTTGTACGCACATTGAGTGTTTTGACGCGTCAGCATATTTACAAGCTAATGAAGCTCATGGCACCTGGGAATGTCCAGTCTGCAACCGGCCAGCGGGGTTTGAAAGCCTCATTATTGACAATTACTTTAGTGAGATATTATCTTCAGGTAAACTACAGCCTAATGTttgtgaaataatatttttcgaagATGGTACCTGGGATAATTACGTTCCGGCTTTTATTCAATCGGATTCTGAAGAAAGTAATAAAGGGTCTGAAGAAATGACATCAGAAACAGATAACTCTATTGATGAGGACGATGAATTGTTTTCGAGATTATCGGCGTCCTCAAACAAATCGGGCGACGACTTCGATGACCTGTTTTCGGCTTATGCAGATTACATCGATAAGGGAATAACCGAAATACTTAGAGAAACTCAGTGTGTTTGA